Proteins from a single region of Pyrus communis chromosome 6, drPyrComm1.1, whole genome shotgun sequence:
- the LOC137738051 gene encoding uncharacterized protein, producing MSKRLANALTINDTEHEKEFVNNQSYVVSDYDRQFKRVCRISCIQNYVDVFLSKSSPIIQENSAIDYQDGTSTSSVQQDVENISSSNINESHCMTVVEKNVLLRDKKGKKVVNVLDQSTKNTQQTLDDQNNNLMNKGQAFFQKNRKEITREFENKPGFKPEDRPDIISRIFKMKLDHMIDFIKSGKPFGEIQANVCTVEFQKRGFASLEHQAYVIALPKKGKKNC from the exons ATGTCAAAAAGACTTGCAAATGCTTTAACAATTAATGATACAGAACACGAGAAAGAGTTTGTCAATAATCAATCCTATGTTGTATCTGACTATGACAGACAATTTAAAAGAGTGTGTAGAATAAGTTGTATACAAAACTATGTCGATGTTTTCTTATCTAAGAGTAGTCCAATTATTCAAGAAAACTCAGCCATTGACTACCAAGATGGTACTAGCACATCTTCTGTTCAACAAGATGTTGAAAACATAAGTTCTTCCAATATCAATGAATCACATTGCATGACTgttgttgaaaaaaatgttcTCTTAAGagataaaaagggaaaaaaggtTGTCAATGTATTAGACCAATCTACAaaaaatactcaacaaaccctTGATGATCAGAATAATAATCTTATGAACAAGGGTCAagcattttttcaaaagaatagaaaag AAATCACAAGAGAGTTTGAGAATAAGCCAGGATTCAAACCTGAAGATAGACCTGATATAATTTCTAGAATCTTCAAAATGAAGCTTGATCATATGATTGATTTCATCAAGTCCGGGAAGCCTTTTGGAGAAATTCAAGCAA ATGTTTGCACAGTTGAGTTTCAAAAAAGAG GTTTTGCATCATTGGAACATCAGGCCTATGTCATTGCTTTACCTAAG aaaggaaaaaaaaattgctaa
- the LOC137736965 gene encoding protein FLX-like 3 isoform X1: protein MMASLLQDLLMSGRNRVSCHSNGYRGYRDDPRPVMNRGRGPLSIHLAALEEQLAVQHREMQRIIAENRLVIEDNTLLQRQLADAKDEIHRLGQAIPKIRAEKEAQSQELIERGLKLEADLRATDPLKAEVVQLRAEVHKLNNLRQELSSQIQGLTQDVTQLQAENRQLIAMRADIDGMRNELVETRRAYEFERKANEEQVEQKQAMEKNLVSMAREIEKLRAEQLNADRRARGLGGGGYGMMNGSPEMRYSVRPYRSGHSTGWGPYDKRGSRH from the exons ATGATGGCATCATTACTGCAGGATCTCCTGATGTCAGGGAGAAACCGTGTGTCTTGTCATTCTAACGGTTATCGAGGTTATCGTGATGATCCACGACCTGTTATGAACAGAGGGCGGGGACCCTTGTCTATTCACCTTGCAGCTTTGGAAGAACAACTTGCTGTGCAGCATAGAGAAATGCAGCGAATTATTGCTGAGAACCGGCTTGTAATTGAAGATAATACCCTTCTTCAAAGGCAATTGGCAGATGCGAAAGATGAAATTCATAGATTGGGGCAGGCCATACCTAAAATCCGGGCTGAGAAAGAGGCGCAGTCTCAGGAGTTGATTGAGAGAGGATTGAAGCTAGAAGCCGATCTCCGTGCTACAGATCCTTTAAAGGCAGAAGTTGTGCAGTTAAGAGCTgaagttcataaattaaataatttacgGCAGGAACTGTCTTCCCAAATCCAAGGTCTGACACAGGACGTTACTCAGTTGCAAGCAGAGAATCGGCAACTAATTGCCATGAGGGCTGATATTGATGGGATGCGAAACGAGCTTGTCGAGACCAG GAGAGCTTATGAATTTGAGAGGAAAGCCAATGAAGAACAAGTTGAACAAAAGCAAGCAATGGAAAAGAACCTTGTTTCCATGGCTCGTGAAATAGAGAAGCTAAGAGCAGAGCAGCTGAATGCAGACAGGAGGGCACGAGGACTAG GTGGTGGGGGTTATGGAATGATGAATGGAAGTCCCGAGATGAGATATTCAGTTCGTCCGTATCGCAGCGGCCATAGCACTGGTTGGGGACCCTATGATAAGCGTGGATCACGGCATTAA
- the LOC137736964 gene encoding 3-ketoacyl-CoA synthase 6-like, with translation MPPILPDFSNSVKLKYVKLGYQYLVNHILTLTLIPIMAGILLEVLRLGPDELLKLWDSLHFDLVQILCSSFLIIFIATVYFMSKPRSVYLVDYACFKPPVTCRVPFSTFMEHSRLNLSNNPKSVEFQMRILERSGLGEETCLPPAIHYIPPNPTMETARGEAELVIFSAMDSLLEKTGLKPKDIDILIVNCSLFSPTPSLSAMVVNKYKLRSNIKSFNLSGMGCSAGLISIDLARDLLQVHPNSNAVVVSTEIITPNYYQGNERAMLLPNCLFRMGGAALLLSNRKSEHRRAKYRLVHVVRTHKGADDKAYRCVFEEEDKEGKVGISLSKDLMAIAGEALKSNITTIGPLVLPASEQLLFLFTLIGRKILNPKWKPYIPDFREAFEHFCIHAGGRAVIDELQKNLQLSAEHCEASRMTLHRFGNTSSSSLWYELGYIEAKGRMKKGDRVWQIAFGSGFKCNSAVWKCNRTITITSDGPWADCIDKYPVHIPEVVKL, from the coding sequence ATGCCTCCAATCTTGCCGGACTTCTCCAACTCCGTCAAGCTCAAGTATGTCAAGCTCGGCTACCAGTACCTCGTCAACCACATTCTTACCCTCACTCTCATCCCCATCATGGCCGGAATCCTACTGGAGGTCCTCCGCCTCGGCCCCGACGAGCTTCTCAAGCTCTGGGACTCACTCCACTTCGACCTCGTCCAAATCCTCTGCTCCTCATTCCTCATCATTTTCATCGCCACCGTCTACTTTATGTCCAAACCCCGATCCGTCTACCTCGTCGACTACGCCTGTTTCAAGCCTCCGGTCACCTGCCGCGTCCCCTTCTCCACCTTCATGGAGCACTCCCGCCTCAACCTCAGCAACAACCCCAAGAGCGTCGAGTTCCAGATGAGGATCCTCGAGCGCTCGGGCCTCGGGGAGGAGACCTGCCTCCCTCCGGCGATTCACTACATTCCGCCCAACCCCACCATGGAGACCGCTAGGGGCGAGGCGGAGCTCGTCATCTTCTCCGCCATGGACTCTCTGTTGGAGAAGACTGGGCTCAAGCCCAAAGACATCGATATTCTCATTGTTAACTGTAGCCTCTTCTCGCCGACGCCGTCGCTCTCGGCGATGGTGGTCAACAAGTACAAGCTCCGAAGCAACATCAAGAGCTTCAACCTCTCCGGCATGGGCTGCAGCGCCGGCCTCATTTCGATCGATTTGGCGCGCGACCTCCTCCAGGTGCATCCCAACTCTAACGCGGTGGTCGTCAGCACCGAGATCATCACCCCGAACTATTACCAAGGCAACGAGAGGGCGATGCTCCTCCCCAACTGCCTCTTCCGGATGGGTGGCGCCGCCTTGCTTTTATCAAACAGGAAGTCCGAGCACCGCCGCGCAAAATACCGATTGGTCCACGTTGTAAGGACACACAAGGGAGCCGATGACAAGGCGTATAGGTGCGTGTTCgaggaagaagacaaggaagGCAAAGTTGGAATTTCACTCTCTAAAGATCTGATGGCGATTGCCGGGGAAGCGTTGAAATCGAACATCACGACGATCGGCCCGCTGGTGCTGCCGGCGTCGGAGCAGTTGCTGTTTCTCTTCACGCTGATCGGCCGGAAAATCTTGAACCCGAAATGGAAGCCGTACATTCCTGATTTCCGAGAGGCGTTCGAGCACTTCTGCATCCACGCGGGCGGAAGGGCGGTGATCGACGAGCTGCAGAAGAATTTACAGCTGTCGGCGGAGCACTGCGAGGCGTCGAGGATGACACTGCACAGGTTCGGCAATACGTCGTCGTCGTCGCTGTGGTACGAGTTGGGGTACATCGAGGCGAAGGGTAGGATGAAAAAAGGTGATAGGGTTTGGCAGATTGCGTTCGGGAGCGGGTTTAAGTGCAACAGCGCCGTCTGGAAGTGCAATCGGACCATCACAATAACGTCGGATGGGCCCTGGGCTGATTGCATCGATAAGTACCCGGTTCATATTCCTGAGGTGGTCAAGCTCTAA
- the LOC137736965 gene encoding protein FLX-like 3 isoform X2 has protein sequence MSGRNRVSCHSNGYRGYRDDPRPVMNRGRGPLSIHLAALEEQLAVQHREMQRIIAENRLVIEDNTLLQRQLADAKDEIHRLGQAIPKIRAEKEAQSQELIERGLKLEADLRATDPLKAEVVQLRAEVHKLNNLRQELSSQIQGLTQDVTQLQAENRQLIAMRADIDGMRNELVETRRAYEFERKANEEQVEQKQAMEKNLVSMAREIEKLRAEQLNADRRARGLGGGGYGMMNGSPEMRYSVRPYRSGHSTGWGPYDKRGSRH, from the exons ATGTCAGGGAGAAACCGTGTGTCTTGTCATTCTAACGGTTATCGAGGTTATCGTGATGATCCACGACCTGTTATGAACAGAGGGCGGGGACCCTTGTCTATTCACCTTGCAGCTTTGGAAGAACAACTTGCTGTGCAGCATAGAGAAATGCAGCGAATTATTGCTGAGAACCGGCTTGTAATTGAAGATAATACCCTTCTTCAAAGGCAATTGGCAGATGCGAAAGATGAAATTCATAGATTGGGGCAGGCCATACCTAAAATCCGGGCTGAGAAAGAGGCGCAGTCTCAGGAGTTGATTGAGAGAGGATTGAAGCTAGAAGCCGATCTCCGTGCTACAGATCCTTTAAAGGCAGAAGTTGTGCAGTTAAGAGCTgaagttcataaattaaataatttacgGCAGGAACTGTCTTCCCAAATCCAAGGTCTGACACAGGACGTTACTCAGTTGCAAGCAGAGAATCGGCAACTAATTGCCATGAGGGCTGATATTGATGGGATGCGAAACGAGCTTGTCGAGACCAG GAGAGCTTATGAATTTGAGAGGAAAGCCAATGAAGAACAAGTTGAACAAAAGCAAGCAATGGAAAAGAACCTTGTTTCCATGGCTCGTGAAATAGAGAAGCTAAGAGCAGAGCAGCTGAATGCAGACAGGAGGGCACGAGGACTAG GTGGTGGGGGTTATGGAATGATGAATGGAAGTCCCGAGATGAGATATTCAGTTCGTCCGTATCGCAGCGGCCATAGCACTGGTTGGGGACCCTATGATAAGCGTGGATCACGGCATTAA
- the LOC137738019 gene encoding protein FLX-like 3 isoform X2: MSGRNRVSRHSNGYQGYRDDPRPVMNRGPGPLSIHLAALEEQLAVQHREMQQIIAENRLVIDDNTLLQRQLADAKDEIHKLGQAIPKVQAEKEAQSRELIERGLKLEADLRATEPLKAEVVQLRAEVHKLNNLRQELSSQVQGLTQDVTRLQAEHRQLIAMRADIDGMRNELVETRRAYEFERKANEELVEQKQAMEKNLVSMAREIEKLRAEQLNADRRPRGLGGGGYGMMNGSPEMRYSGRPYRSGHSTGWGPYDKRGSRH, encoded by the exons ATGTCAGGGAGAAACCGTGTGTCTCGCCATTCTAACGGTTATCAAGGTTATCGTGATGATCCACGACCTGTTATGAACAGAGGGCCGGGACCCTTGTCTATTCACCTTGCAGCTTTGGAAGAACAACTTGCTGTGCAGCATAGAGAAATGCAGCAAATTATTGCTGAGAACCGGCTTGTAATTGATGATAATACCCTTCTTCAAAGGCAACTGGCAGATGCGAAAGATGAAATTCATAAATTGGGGCAGGCCATACCTAAAGTCCAGGCTGAGAAAGAGGCGCAGTCTAGGGAGTTGATTGAGAGAGGTTTGAAGCTAGAAGCCGATCTCCGTGCTACAGAGCCTTTAAAGGCAGAAGTTGTGCAGTTAAGAGCTgaagttcataaattaaataatttacgGCAGGAACTGTCTTCCCAAGTCCAAGGTCTGACACAGGACGTTACTCGGTTGCAAGCAGAGCATCGGCAACTAATTGCCATGAGGGCTGATATTGATGGGATGCGAAACGAGCTTGTCGAGACCAG GAGAGCTTATGAATTTGAGAGGAAAGCCAATGAAGAACTAGTTGAACAAAAGCAAGCAATGGAAAAGAACCTCGTTTCCATGGCTCGTGAAATAGAGAAGCTAAGAGCAGAGCAGCTGAATGCAGACAGGAGGCCACGAGGACTAG GTGGTGGAGGTTATGGAATGATGAATGGAAGTCCCGAGATGAGATATTCAGGTCGTCCGTATCGCAGCGGCCATAGTACTGGTTGGGGACCCTATGATAAGCGTGGATCACGGCATTAA
- the LOC137738019 gene encoding protein FLX-like 3 isoform X1, whose translation MMQDLLMSGRNRVSRHSNGYQGYRDDPRPVMNRGPGPLSIHLAALEEQLAVQHREMQQIIAENRLVIDDNTLLQRQLADAKDEIHKLGQAIPKVQAEKEAQSRELIERGLKLEADLRATEPLKAEVVQLRAEVHKLNNLRQELSSQVQGLTQDVTRLQAEHRQLIAMRADIDGMRNELVETRRAYEFERKANEELVEQKQAMEKNLVSMAREIEKLRAEQLNADRRPRGLGGGGYGMMNGSPEMRYSGRPYRSGHSTGWGPYDKRGSRH comes from the exons ATGATGCAGGATCTCCTGATGTCAGGGAGAAACCGTGTGTCTCGCCATTCTAACGGTTATCAAGGTTATCGTGATGATCCACGACCTGTTATGAACAGAGGGCCGGGACCCTTGTCTATTCACCTTGCAGCTTTGGAAGAACAACTTGCTGTGCAGCATAGAGAAATGCAGCAAATTATTGCTGAGAACCGGCTTGTAATTGATGATAATACCCTTCTTCAAAGGCAACTGGCAGATGCGAAAGATGAAATTCATAAATTGGGGCAGGCCATACCTAAAGTCCAGGCTGAGAAAGAGGCGCAGTCTAGGGAGTTGATTGAGAGAGGTTTGAAGCTAGAAGCCGATCTCCGTGCTACAGAGCCTTTAAAGGCAGAAGTTGTGCAGTTAAGAGCTgaagttcataaattaaataatttacgGCAGGAACTGTCTTCCCAAGTCCAAGGTCTGACACAGGACGTTACTCGGTTGCAAGCAGAGCATCGGCAACTAATTGCCATGAGGGCTGATATTGATGGGATGCGAAACGAGCTTGTCGAGACCAG GAGAGCTTATGAATTTGAGAGGAAAGCCAATGAAGAACTAGTTGAACAAAAGCAAGCAATGGAAAAGAACCTCGTTTCCATGGCTCGTGAAATAGAGAAGCTAAGAGCAGAGCAGCTGAATGCAGACAGGAGGCCACGAGGACTAG GTGGTGGAGGTTATGGAATGATGAATGGAAGTCCCGAGATGAGATATTCAGGTCGTCCGTATCGCAGCGGCCATAGTACTGGTTGGGGACCCTATGATAAGCGTGGATCACGGCATTAA